From the Thermodesulfobacteriota bacterium genome, the window CATAGTGTGCAGCCTGCAAATACCCTAGATGCGGTTTTAGAATCTGACACATGGGCTAGACAAACTGCCCGGTCTTTGATTGATAATTAGGAGAAAAATTAAACATGACAGCAATAATTGCATTTATCTTTGTTATAGGTGTTTTAGTATTTATACACGAACTTGGGCACTTTTTAGTTGCTAAGTGGAGCGGCGTTAGAGTTGAAAAATTCTCTCTTGGTTTTGGAAAAAAACTAATAGGATTTACCAGAGGAGAAACAGAGTATCTAGTTTGCCTCCTACCGCTTGGCGGATATGTGAAAATGTACGGAGAGGGAGTTGAAGGCAATTTTATAGTAGATAAAGTTGATCCGGGCTCAAATGCTGAGCGTTCTGGCTTTAAGTCTGGTGATAGAATAGTAAGCATTGACGGACTTGAGCTAAAGTCATATGACAGATGGAAACAGCTTGAGTCAGAGCTTGAAAGTGAGCCACTTAGGGATTTTGAATTCGTAGTTGAAAGAGACGGGAAACATATCGATATCACTTCAAAAGCCCAGGATCTTGCAGGAGCTGATAACTACTCTGAGAAAGAATATCCAAGAGGGTTTTCAAACCAGCCTATTATTAACCGTCTTCTAATTGTTATTGCAGGGCCTTTTATGAACTTTCTACTTCCCTTTTTACTTCTTCCAATTGTATTCATGATAGGTATTTCTGTACCAGCATATTTAGAGAAAAGCCCAGAGATTGGACAGATTGCACAAGGCTCTCCAGCTGCGGAAGCAGGATTTTTAGTTGGAGATAAGATCATTGAGATAGACGGAAGTAAAGTCGAAACATGGAGAGACGTTAATATACAGCTTCAAACCAACCCTGACGTATTACTTGATGTTGAAGTTGAGAGAAACGGTGAGAATATCAATATCCCCCTTCAAGCCAAAGCCACTTCAGAGGGACTAGTAGCTGTAGGATTTGGCGAGCCTGTCCTTGCAAAAGTTGGCGGTATTGTCAGCGGAACGCCTGCCGAGAAAGCAGAACTTGAAAGAGGCGACCGAATTGTTGAAATTGACGGACAACCTATAGCTAATTGGAACGAGATGGCTGAAGTCATACAAAAAAGCGCGGATAAACAGCTAAATATGTTAATTGAAAGAGGTGATAGTCAATTTGATATTCAGATTACGCCTGAGCCGCTTGGCGAAGAAGGTCAAGGCGCAATAGGAATACAGGTCTTTACAGATGAGATTGTGAAAAAATACGGGTTCTTTGAAGCCATTTATAATGGGGTTAAAGAAGCCTTTAATATGATAGTAGAAGTGGTTGTACTGTTATTCGGATTTCTATATAAACTTGTTACCGGAAAGATAGCACTTGGAACGGCTGGTAAGAGTCTTGCAGGACCGATTCTAATTGCAAAAGTATCCGGCGCTGCAGCAGAGACAGGTTTTGCACAGCTTCTCCAATTCACATGCTTTATTAGCATAAACCTGGCGGTAATAAACCTATTCCCTATACCTATGCTCGACGGCGGTCATGTGGTATATCTAACACTTGAAGCCATAAAGAGAAAGCCGCTTAGTCAAAGGTTTCTTGAAACAAGTCAGAAAATTGGCCTAGTGGTGCTTTTATTCATAATGGTATTTGCCATTTATAACGACATATCTCGGGTAAAAGGTGACATTGTAAATAAGTTTAATGAAGTGGTGGATGTCTTTAAGCAATAAA encodes:
- the rseP gene encoding RIP metalloprotease RseP, translated to MTAIIAFIFVIGVLVFIHELGHFLVAKWSGVRVEKFSLGFGKKLIGFTRGETEYLVCLLPLGGYVKMYGEGVEGNFIVDKVDPGSNAERSGFKSGDRIVSIDGLELKSYDRWKQLESELESEPLRDFEFVVERDGKHIDITSKAQDLAGADNYSEKEYPRGFSNQPIINRLLIVIAGPFMNFLLPFLLLPIVFMIGISVPAYLEKSPEIGQIAQGSPAAEAGFLVGDKIIEIDGSKVETWRDVNIQLQTNPDVLLDVEVERNGENINIPLQAKATSEGLVAVGFGEPVLAKVGGIVSGTPAEKAELERGDRIVEIDGQPIANWNEMAEVIQKSADKQLNMLIERGDSQFDIQITPEPLGEEGQGAIGIQVFTDEIVKKYGFFEAIYNGVKEAFNMIVEVVVLLFGFLYKLVTGKIALGTAGKSLAGPILIAKVSGAAAETGFAQLLQFTCFISINLAVINLFPIPMLDGGHVVYLTLEAIKRKPLSQRFLETSQKIGLVVLLFIMVFAIYNDISRVKGDIVNKFNEVVDVFKQ